Proteins encoded in a region of the Ranitomeya imitator isolate aRanImi1 chromosome 9, aRanImi1.pri, whole genome shotgun sequence genome:
- the RGS9BP gene encoding regulator of G-protein signaling 9-binding protein yields the protein MLKEEGKALLDALNRVTACYRHLVLTIGGTSDSQNLREELKKTRQKAQELAVANRNNLTSTLKDTSLSKEDKAEFERLWVIFSTCMDLLETDMRRALELGHEFPLNIPKKHLIQSGMNGGTSGVAARAMSIQNMKYDGEHNIDVMDLKDLENEIRLVDEMMLEMEMKVGVPQWTVEAKQNPGAELRCATSGGALSPGTISTDEHKAICDLSKLLAGVVFSAVLIIAIVLAICVVKLS from the coding sequence ATGTTGAAGGAGGAGGGCAAGGCGTTACTGGATGCTCTGAACAGGGTGACGGCATGCTACAGACATCTGGTCCTCACCATCGGTGGTACCTCCGACTCCCAAAACCTACGGGAAGAGCTGAAGAAGACTCGGCAGAAAGCCCAGGAGTTGGCGGTGGCCAATAGGAACAATCTGACCAGCACCCTCAAAGACACCAGTCTTAGCAAAGAGGACAAGGCTGAGTTCGAGAGGCTATGGGTCATCTTTTCCACTTGCATGGACCTCCTAGAGACGGACATGAGAAGAGCTCTGGAACTTGGACATGAGTTCCCGTTAAACATCCCCAAAAAGCACCTCATACAGTCGGGCATGAATGGTGGCACCTCAGGGGTGGCCGCCAGAGCCATGAGCATCCAGAACATGAAATATGATGGGGAGCACAACATAGACGTCATGGACCTCAAGGACCTGGAGAACGAGATCCGACTGGTGGATGAGATGATGCTCGAGATGGAAATGAAAGTTGGGGTTCCTCAGTGGACAGTGGAAGCCAAGCAGAACCCCGGAGCTGAACTCCGGTGTGCGACCAGCGGTGGGGCATTGTCTCCTGGCACCATATCTACAGACGAGCACAAGGCCATTTGTGATTTGAGTAAACTTTTGGCCGGGGTGGTCTTTAGTGCCGTCCTAATTATTGCCATCGTACTGGCCATCtgtgtggtcaaactttcatga